In Littorina saxatilis isolate snail1 linkage group LG8, US_GU_Lsax_2.0, whole genome shotgun sequence, a single genomic region encodes these proteins:
- the LOC138974469 gene encoding uncharacterized protein has translation MAEVVLRRMKMSWALLCLGLVICDLSFLSLAESISPLLDTDILQAYNVVNVHQCQRLCWYRKSCARYSFYSMNDNSAGNKENCVLYVTEGQIQGQLEGWILAEASSKRMPPDHGCLPRPCSETEICVPYKGAVSFQCIPAPGSEIDECVSSPCQNGGNCVDQLNAYTCSCPAGYSGTNCETGAER, from the exons ATGGCCGAAGTGGTTTTGCGTCGCATGAAAATGTCATGGGCACTGCTTTGCTTGGGACTAGTAATCTGCGACTTATCGTTCCTGTCGCTCGCAGAAAGTATAAGCCCTCTCCTTGACACGGATATCCTGCAAGCCTACAACGTCGTGAACGTCCACCAGTGTCAACGGTTGTGTTGGTACAGGAAGTCGTGTGCGCGATATTCCTTCTATTCCATGAACGACAACTCTGCAGGAAACAAAGAAAACTGTGTCCTGTACGTGACTGAAGGACAAATACAAGGTCAACTGGAAGGGTGGATTCTTGCGGAAGCCTCTTCCAAAAGAATG ccTCCGGATCACGGATGCCTACCAAGACCTTGCAGCGAAACGGAGATCTGCGTTCCCTACAAGGGTGCTGTCAGCTTTCAGTGTATCCCCGCACCAGGGTCAG AAATAGACGAGTGTGTCTCCAGCCCTTGTCAGAACGGAGGGAACTGTGTAGACCAGCTCAACGCCTACACATGCAGCTGTCCGGCCGGTTACAGTGGAACAAACTGTGAAACAG